The DNA region GTTTGTCCGGTGCGCCGGTTTGCTGCCGCGAAATCGCCGAAATCTGTCTTTATATATAATTTATTACATCCGAAACGTATATCAAACTATTGACAGTTAGTTTATTATCTGATATAATTAATCTGGATATTGTTTACCATATTAAAAGAAATAAAACCGTATATTGGAGGTAATATATAATGTGTGGTATTGTTGGTTTTACAGGTGACCATCAGGCTGCTCCCGTGCTGCTTGACGGACTTTCCAAGCTTGAATACAGAGGTTACGATTCCGCAGGTATAGCTGTTCGCGACGGCGGGAACGATACCGAGATAATTAAGGAAAAAGGCAAGCTGGAAGTTCTTATAAATATGACAGACGGCGGCAAGGCAGTTAAAGGCTGCTGCGGTATAGGTCATACCAGATGGGCTACCCACGGCGAACCCTCCGCACTTAATGCTCACCCTCATGCTACCGATGATGAAAATGTTATCGCTGTACATAACGGTATCATTGAGAATTATCAGGAACTCCGCGACAAGCTGGTAAAGGCAGGATATACTTTTAAATCGCAGACCGATACCGAGGTAGCTGTAAAGCTTATCGATTACTACTACCGCAAGTACGGCGAGGGTCCTGTTGATTCCATCGCAAGAGCTATGATACGTATTCGCGGAAGCTACGCTCTCTGTGTTATGTTCAAGGAATATCCGCAGGAGATATATACCGCACGTAAGGACAGCCCCATGATAATCGGTATTGCAAACGGTGAGACCTATGTGGCTTCCGACGTTCCTGCTATACTGAAATATACAAGAAACGTATACTACATCGGCAACCACGAGATAGCAAAGCTTGAAAAGGGCAATGTTACTTTCTACAATATCGAGCGCGAGGAGATCACCAAGGAGATCACCGAGATAAAGTGGAACGCCGAAGCAGCTGAAAAGGGCGGCTATGAGCACTTCATGCTCAAGGAGATACACGAGCAGCCCAAGGTTATAAAGGATACGATAAACTCCGTTGTTAAGGACGGCGATATCGTGCTTTCCGAATTCGGTCTTACCGATGAGGAAGTACAGGCACTTTCTCAGATATACATAGTTGCCTGCGGTTCTGCTTACCATGTTGGTGTTGCGGCGCAGTATGTTATCGAGGAACTTACTACTATCCCTGTGAGGGTTGAACTTGCCAGCGAGTTCAGATACAGAAAGACTCCTTTCAACAAGAACAGTCTTGTTATAATAATCAGTCAGTCGGGCGAAACTGCCGACAGCCGTGCCGCACTTACTCTTGCTAAGGAAAACGGCATAAAGACACTGGGTATCGTAAATGTTGTAGGCTCGAATATCGCCCGTGAAGCCGACAGCGTGTTCTACACACTGGCAGGTCCCGAGATATCCGTTGCGACAACCAAGGCATACAGCACTCAGCTTATCGCAACTTATCTGCTGGCTATGCAGTTTGCAAAGGTACGCGGTGAGATATCCGATGAAAGACTGGCTGAACTTCTTGAAGAGATACAGACCATTCCCGACAAGGTAGCAAAGATACTTGAAGACAAGGAAAGGATACAGTGGTTCGCTTCCAAGTTTGCAAATATCCGCGATGCTTTCTTCATCGGCAGAGGTATCGACTACGCAGTAAGCCTTGAAGGTTCGCTGAAAATGAAAGAGATAAGCTATATCCACTCGGAGGCTTATGCGGCAGGCGAGCTGAAGCACGGTCCTATCAGCCTTATCGAGGAAGGTACTCTTGTTATCAGCGTGCTGACTCAGCAGGAACTGTTTGAGAAGACAGTTTCCAACATGGTTGAGTGCAAGTCAAGAGGTGCTTATATCATGGGTCTGACTTCCTACGGCAATTACAGTGTTGAGGACACTGCGGACTTTACCGCATACGTTCCCAAGACCGACCCGCTTTTCGCCGCAAGCCTTGCGGTAGTTCCTCTCCAGCTGCTTGGATATTATATCTCGGTAGCTAAGGGTCTTGACGTTGACAAGCCCAGAAACCTTGCTAAGAGCGTTACTGTTGAATAATATTTCCGGCGGACAGATACACATTCTGTCCGCCGTTTTTATGCCCCCGCGGAGCAGTCCCAGTTCGGTGCAGATGATGGTTTATCTTGCGTACTGCGGGTTCTGCTGGGGAAAACCTTTCTGAAGAAAGGTTATTCCCCAGACCCCTTTCCAAAGACTTCTATTTCTTTTTGGCAGGGGGCAGCTATTATTATATAGTGAAGTAAGTGACCGTACTAGGTGTACTTTATAAAGAAGTCTGCCCCCTGCCAAAAAGAGTTAAAAGTTTTCGGGGAGGAGTTTGAGGAGGACCCTTTTTCAAAAGGGTCTTCCTCAATAAAGCTCGCAGTTTGTAAGATAAACCATCATCTGTATCAATCCGAGACCGACCTGCGCAGGCATAAAAAAATGGGAGACAGCGGGTGAGTGCTGTCTCCTGTGAATTTACCATATCTTATAATTTCCGCTGAGGGCTAAGAATGCAAAGAGATACAGGCAGTTATCGTAGTAACGTCTGTCGCCTTTGCGGAGGGGTTCGTTCCAGAAACGCTCTACCCATTCAGCGGCAAGGCGGACTGATTTATCCTCTGCATCGAGGGAAAGCTGTCCGCTTATGGCAAGTGATGCCTGTGCTGTTGTTGCAAGCAGACCCACAGGGTGTCTTGCGGGTTCATCAAGGGGAGTACCATCCACCTCATAGGTCATGAATGGAGAGTTTTTATTTACGATGCCGAGAGTATACTGCAAACGTCTTACAGCATCTTCAAGGCGGTCGTCCTTGCCTCCCCATGACCTGTCAAGACCGATATTTGCGGCAGTGCGGTAAGCATCGCTGTAGAACCAGTCATGTCTTTCGGTAGCCCAGGGGAGAGGACGGGACATGGGTGAACCGTCAAACTCGCCGTATTCGGGATTCATACCGGTAACAGGGTGGCACGATTTTGCGATGTAATCGCGGCTTGCCTTTGCTGCCTGTGCGAAGAAATCTCTGTCCTCTTCATAAGCCCATTTTGCGAAAAGCTCGTAAAAATGGGGCAGATGATAGGAAGCATCAGTAAAATCAGAACCGGGCACAAAGAGTATCAGCTTGTTATCCCTGTTCCACATCGGTGCACCTGCCCTGCCGTTTTCGCCCTTATGGACACAGGCACGGAGTATCTCCTTTGCTTCGTGGGAATAGTTGAATATGCCTTCGCCGTCGCCCCATCTGTGGGAAGCGAAAAACAGTGCCATAGCGTAGAATTCCTCACCGTCGGGTGCGGGACCCTCGGCAAAACTTTTGCCGTCAACGCCGCATGACCATCTGAAATAGCCCTCGTTATCGCCCTCTGTCAGGTACATATACTTCTTTGACCATTTCCATATCTTATCGAAGATATCCTTTTTATCCAGCTGAACAGCCATCATCATGCCGTAGGACATTCCCTCTGTTCTTGCATCGTGGTTTCCTGTATCCTCAAAATAGCCTGTATCACCGTCTTCGTGATAAAAGCTGTCCTCACCGCAGAAAAATTCCTGTACGATTTCATTCAGCCTTGCTGATATCTCTTCATCTGTTTTTCCTATCTCTGCAAACGCATTGCGGTATTTTCTGTTTTCCATCCTGCACCTCCGTGTTGATTTTCATTACTATGATTTTAGCATGATGGGTTCTCAAAGTCTACCCAAAAATTGCTTCTGATTTCCCATTTTTGACAAAAAAATACAGCTGCCGCAAAGTGATATATACAAACAAAGACCGCCGCATAAGCGACAGTCTCTGTTTGTACTTGGGAAAAAATTTATCATTCATAGCGGAGTGCATCGATAGGATTGAGATTTGCAGCCTTTATGCTGGGTATAAGTCCGAAGACGATACCGACTACCATAGAGAATGCAACGGATACGATGATCGCAGGTGTGGATATAGATACAGGAACTTCTGCGATATTCGCAATTACTTTTGATAAGCCTATGCCTATCAGTACGCCCAGTACACCGCCTATGGTGGTAAGTACTGAGGCTTCTGTAAGGAACTGTGCGAGTATGCGCTTCTTTCTTGCGCCAAGAGCCTTTTTAAGACCTATCTCGCGGGTACGCTCGGTAACGGATACCAGCATTATGTTCATAACGCCGATACCGCCGACCAGCAGGGATATGCCCGCTATCCATATAAGCATCTGGTTTGTGGATTTTGAAAGGTCCTGAAGCTTCTTCGCCTGTTCCAGCAGGCTTTCGCTCTTGTATTCAAGGGTATTGGCAACGCTCTCAGCTGATTTCTGCTCAGAACCCGCAGACTGCTTACGGATATTCTCATTGAGTATATCCGCTGTCTTCTTGCCCGCACCTGTCATACTGTCGGTATCCTTTGCGCGTACAACACAGTTCTGTGGCTCGTCATAGCGGAAGATTATACCCCAGTCATCGGTGGGTATGAATATCAGTCCGCTGGAAGAACGGTTATAGGTGAAGTAGTCTTCAACATTGTTGATAACAGGCTCAAATCCTGTACGCTTGCAGGCAACGCCTATTATCCTGAAAGGCTCGCCGTTGATATCGAGTATCTTTCCGATGGGGTTCTCACCCTCGAATATACCTCTCTGCATATTTGTATCGATTATCGCAACTTTGGAGAAATCCGTGTACTGCTTTTCGGAAAAGCCCATACCCTCGGCTATCTCGTAACCCATTGTTGAAAAATAATCGCTGTCGATACCGTAGATGATAGATGAATCTATCTTCTTGTTGAGATAGAACAGGTTATCGATAGTTTCTCTTGTGCGGTAAAGAGTACAGCTCTCAACCTCTTTAAGGTCAACTATCCTCTTCTTGCTCTCCTCGGATACCACCCTGATATTATCAGGTACAGGCGACCAGGCGAAATCGGCTTCGGTATCGCCCTGCATCAGCGATATCTTAACAGTATTGTTTCCCGCGCCGATAAGGTTGTTCTTTATCTGTTCGTTCGTTCCCTCGATAGTCGATACTATGGCGATTATAGCCGCAATACCGATGATAATGCCCAGCATTGTCAGGAATGAACGTATCTTGTGGCTCAGTATTCCCTGGAGGGAGAGCCTAACGTTTTCTATCATAGCTTACCTCCTCAGAATATGTCCATGTTCTCGGGCATAAGTATCTCGGTGGTCTCACGGGTCTTTGTGCCCTCCTTGACTTCTTTGCCGTAAGGGAAACATATCTTGTCCTTATAGCTAAGACCGCCCTTGATCTCGATCATATAGCCGTACATTATCTGTCCGACCTTTACGTACTGCTTTTTAAGTCTGCCGTCCTCGTCGGCTTTCATTATGTAATAATCGCCGCCCTCCTGCCTTACATAGTGTATCGGCAGGTATACCGAGTTTGAAGACTTTTCGCTGTTCGATTCCTTTTTATCCGCAGTAAGTTCTACCCAGTCATCGTAAGAGAAACTGTCTTCGCCTTCGATTATCTTTGCGTGTATCTGATACGAAGAGTTATTCGGATTTTCGCCCCAGTTATAGTTATTATAACTTACGGGTACATCGTCTATTTTGGTTATCTCAGCAACGCCCGTACCGTCTGAATTCCATGAGGTTATGGTAAAGGTATCGCCGATGCTGTATTTCGGAAGGTTCAGCTCGCTTATCTCGCATACTACCTCGGTGCCGCCCTCGCCCTGAATAACTGCAAATGCGCGGTCATCGGCATTGGGCTCCTCGTAGATGTCTTCCTCTTCTTCCTCTTCAGCGGCTTCTTCATCCCCCGAAGCCTTGCCTATCTTCTTGACGATGCCGTCCAGCTCGGCGTAAAGCTTGCCGTCTACCTTGCGCTTCTTGGCTGTCTGAAGTTCAAAATTAGCCTGTTTGAGGTCTATCTCCAGCTGCTTTATATCGTCTTCCTTATCGGATATCATCTGCTTGATATCCTCGCGGGAATATACATAATCCGTACCCTCCGGGTCGATGTAATAATCAGCGGGATCGTAGCTTTCATAGTAATCATAGGGTTCTTCATCTTCCTCGGGAAGTTCGGGCTCGGAGCTGTCGTCCTCGGGTAATGATGAATCGTCCTTCTTCTGAGTTGTCGGGTGAGTAAAGCTCAGCTTGCCGTAGTGCTTAACATCGGTATCAATGGAAGCATTTCCGTCCTCGTCGATGGTTATGCCGTCGGATACCTTCCAGCTTACAAGTGCTTCGGGATCTGTTTTCTCGGCAGGCACTATTATCCATTTAAAAAGGTATCTGTATTCCTCGTCGTATACGCATATCTCGGCGCACTTCTTCTCGCTTGCCATTCTTATCATGAACTCTTTGGAGACCTCAGCCTCATTAGTGCAGTTGATGATGTAG from Ruminococcus albus AD2013 includes:
- the glmS gene encoding glutamine--fructose-6-phosphate transaminase (isomerizing) → MCGIVGFTGDHQAAPVLLDGLSKLEYRGYDSAGIAVRDGGNDTEIIKEKGKLEVLINMTDGGKAVKGCCGIGHTRWATHGEPSALNAHPHATDDENVIAVHNGIIENYQELRDKLVKAGYTFKSQTDTEVAVKLIDYYYRKYGEGPVDSIARAMIRIRGSYALCVMFKEYPQEIYTARKDSPMIIGIANGETYVASDVPAILKYTRNVYYIGNHEIAKLEKGNVTFYNIEREEITKEITEIKWNAEAAEKGGYEHFMLKEIHEQPKVIKDTINSVVKDGDIVLSEFGLTDEEVQALSQIYIVACGSAYHVGVAAQYVIEELTTIPVRVELASEFRYRKTPFNKNSLVIIISQSGETADSRAALTLAKENGIKTLGIVNVVGSNIAREADSVFYTLAGPEISVATTKAYSTQLIATYLLAMQFAKVRGEISDERLAELLEEIQTIPDKVAKILEDKERIQWFASKFANIRDAFFIGRGIDYAVSLEGSLKMKEISYIHSEAYAAGELKHGPISLIEEGTLVISVLTQQELFEKTVSNMVECKSRGAYIMGLTSYGNYSVEDTADFTAYVPKTDPLFAASLAVVPLQLLGYYISVAKGLDVDKPRNLAKSVTVE
- a CDS encoding biotin/lipoyl-binding protein, translated to MKKLIIFLLCVAVLGGGGYFGMKKYKDSKQEKVVVDVVPVSLMMQDSEYFDYYYRGLDGRVQSSNTQRVYIDTEKLVKEVYVEEGQSVKKGDAILEYDMTVVELELAQKENAVKIVEQDIKMAKKELEKIRNYKPSEDAPQPPEPDYPDFPDDIPDDSMPDDSIPDDIGPDVPDGPPAQLITDVIKPAFIPAEGVGTPEAPYIINCTNEAEVSKEFMIRMASEKKCAEICVYDEEYRYLFKWIIVPAEKTDPEALVSWKVSDGITIDEDGNASIDTDVKHYGKLSFTHPTTQKKDDSSLPEDDSSEPELPEEDEEPYDYYESYDPADYYIDPEGTDYVYSREDIKQMISDKEDDIKQLEIDLKQANFELQTAKKRKVDGKLYAELDGIVKKIGKASGDEEAAEEEEEEDIYEEPNADDRAFAVIQGEGGTEVVCEISELNLPKYSIGDTFTITSWNSDGTGVAEITKIDDVPVSYNNYNWGENPNNSSYQIHAKIIEGEDSFSYDDWVELTADKKESNSEKSSNSVYLPIHYVRQEGGDYYIMKADEDGRLKKQYVKVGQIMYGYMIEIKGGLSYKDKICFPYGKEVKEGTKTRETTEILMPENMDIF
- a CDS encoding glycosyl hydrolase family 8 — its product is MENRKYRNAFAEIGKTDEEISARLNEIVQEFFCGEDSFYHEDGDTGYFEDTGNHDARTEGMSYGMMMAVQLDKKDIFDKIWKWSKKYMYLTEGDNEGYFRWSCGVDGKSFAEGPAPDGEEFYAMALFFASHRWGDGEGIFNYSHEAKEILRACVHKGENGRAGAPMWNRDNKLILFVPGSDFTDASYHLPHFYELFAKWAYEEDRDFFAQAAKASRDYIAKSCHPVTGMNPEYGEFDGSPMSRPLPWATERHDWFYSDAYRTAANIGLDRSWGGKDDRLEDAVRRLQYTLGIVNKNSPFMTYEVDGTPLDEPARHPVGLLATTAQASLAISGQLSLDAEDKSVRLAAEWVERFWNEPLRKGDRRYYDNCLYLFAFLALSGNYKIW
- a CDS encoding ABC transporter permease; the encoded protein is MIENVRLSLQGILSHKIRSFLTMLGIIIGIAAIIAIVSTIEGTNEQIKNNLIGAGNNTVKISLMQGDTEADFAWSPVPDNIRVVSEESKKRIVDLKEVESCTLYRTRETIDNLFYLNKKIDSSIIYGIDSDYFSTMGYEIAEGMGFSEKQYTDFSKVAIIDTNMQRGIFEGENPIGKILDINGEPFRIIGVACKRTGFEPVINNVEDYFTYNRSSSGLIFIPTDDWGIIFRYDEPQNCVVRAKDTDSMTGAGKKTADILNENIRKQSAGSEQKSAESVANTLEYKSESLLEQAKKLQDLSKSTNQMLIWIAGISLLVGGIGVMNIMLVSVTERTREIGLKKALGARKKRILAQFLTEASVLTTIGGVLGVLIGIGLSKVIANIAEVPVSISTPAIIVSVAFSMVVGIVFGLIPSIKAANLNPIDALRYE